A region from the Flavobacteriales bacterium genome encodes:
- the recG gene encoding ATP-dependent DNA helicase RecG: MQAFLDTPIEYLKGVGPQRGELLRKELVIGTFGDLLRHYPFRYVDRSRFHTVGEVTEELLQVQLRGRLTGIKTVGEKQAKRLVARLTDDTGAMELVWFKGIRWLQPVLKEGGEYIVFGKPSRFRDKFNIAHPEIEAAEQWQQAGQAQLQPVYSTTEKAAAKGLNSRGIWKLQQVLLPQLAGQVEETLTEELVAVLGGMSKEEALRQVHLPRDQSGLDTAVRRLKFEELFFIQLQLLMQKVLMQRDVKGNVFGQVGDLFNSFYKEHLPFSLTNAQKRVVKEIRADMGSGKQMNRLLQGDVGSGKTLVALLSMLIALDNGFQTVLLAPTEILAQQHFNTLGRFVKGMPLQVRLLTGSTPTAERKGLLAALVRGDVHILVGTHALLEDRVKFKQLGLTVIDEQHRFGVAQRARMQAKAVVPPHVLVMTATPIPRTLAMTLYGDLDVSVIDELPPGRKPIKTVHRTDAARNAVLHFMEQEIARGRQVYVVYPLIEESTKQDPAAEQKLQLKDLMDGYESMVRRFPSPLYAVSIVHGRMEPEAKEFEMQRFKKGETDILVSTTVIEVGVDVPNASVMVIENAERFGLAQLHQLRGRVGRGAELSCCILMTGDRLGNDSRTRIETMVRTQDGFEISEVDLRLRGPGDIMGTQQSGIPQLHLADLIADAELLQQARRYAQRMLDADPGLRDPKHARTAGSLRDQMKDKAVWGRIG; this comes from the coding sequence GTGCAAGCCTTCCTCGATACCCCCATCGAGTACCTGAAGGGCGTGGGCCCCCAGCGCGGGGAGCTGCTGCGCAAGGAGCTGGTCATCGGCACCTTCGGCGATCTGCTCCGGCACTATCCGTTCCGTTACGTGGACCGGAGCCGGTTCCACACCGTTGGCGAGGTGACGGAAGAACTGCTGCAGGTCCAATTGCGCGGCCGCCTCACGGGCATCAAGACGGTGGGCGAGAAGCAGGCGAAGCGGTTGGTGGCCAGGCTCACCGATGACACCGGGGCCATGGAACTCGTCTGGTTCAAAGGCATCCGCTGGTTGCAGCCCGTGCTGAAGGAAGGCGGTGAGTACATCGTCTTCGGGAAACCCTCGCGCTTCCGCGACAAATTCAACATTGCGCACCCTGAGATCGAGGCGGCCGAGCAATGGCAGCAAGCGGGCCAGGCTCAACTGCAACCGGTCTATTCAACCACGGAGAAGGCGGCTGCAAAGGGCTTGAACAGCCGGGGTATCTGGAAACTCCAGCAGGTATTGCTGCCCCAGTTGGCCGGTCAAGTGGAGGAGACGTTGACGGAGGAGCTCGTGGCCGTGCTCGGAGGCATGTCCAAGGAAGAGGCGTTGCGCCAAGTGCACCTGCCACGCGACCAGTCCGGCCTCGACACCGCCGTGCGACGGTTGAAGTTCGAGGAGCTTTTTTTCATCCAGCTCCAGTTGCTCATGCAAAAGGTGCTGATGCAACGCGACGTGAAGGGCAATGTGTTCGGGCAGGTGGGCGATCTGTTCAACTCGTTCTACAAAGAGCATCTGCCGTTCTCCCTTACCAACGCGCAAAAGCGGGTTGTGAAGGAGATCCGGGCCGACATGGGCAGTGGGAAACAGATGAACCGCTTGCTACAGGGCGATGTGGGCAGCGGCAAGACGTTGGTGGCTTTGCTGAGCATGCTCATCGCGCTCGACAATGGTTTCCAGACCGTGCTATTGGCGCCCACGGAGATCCTCGCGCAGCAGCACTTCAACACCTTGGGCCGTTTCGTGAAGGGCATGCCCTTGCAGGTGCGCTTGCTTACAGGCAGCACACCAACGGCTGAGCGCAAGGGGCTGTTGGCGGCGTTGGTGCGCGGCGATGTGCACATCCTCGTGGGCACGCATGCCTTGTTGGAGGACCGTGTGAAGTTCAAGCAGCTTGGGCTCACCGTCATCGATGAGCAGCACCGCTTCGGTGTGGCGCAACGCGCCCGCATGCAAGCAAAGGCCGTTGTGCCGCCACATGTGCTGGTGATGACCGCGACACCCATTCCGCGCACATTGGCCATGACGCTGTACGGCGACCTCGACGTGAGCGTGATCGATGAACTGCCGCCGGGCCGCAAGCCGATCAAGACCGTGCACCGCACCGATGCCGCGCGCAACGCCGTGCTGCACTTCATGGAACAGGAGATCGCGAGAGGGCGCCAGGTGTACGTTGTTTATCCGCTCATCGAAGAGAGCACCAAACAGGACCCGGCCGCTGAGCAGAAGCTGCAGCTGAAGGACCTGATGGACGGCTACGAGAGCATGGTGCGCCGGTTCCCATCGCCCCTGTACGCCGTGAGCATTGTGCATGGCCGCATGGAGCCGGAGGCCAAGGAGTTCGAGATGCAACGCTTCAAGAAGGGTGAGACGGACATCCTCGTCAGCACCACGGTCATCGAGGTGGGTGTGGATGTTCCCAACGCCAGTGTGATGGTGATCGAGAACGCCGAACGCTTCGGGTTGGCACAACTGCACCAGTTGCGCGGACGTGTCGGTCGTGGGGCCGAACTGAGCTGCTGTATCCTGATGACCGGTGATCGTTTGGGCAACGACAGCCGCACGCGCATCGAAACCATGGTGCGCACCCAGGACGGGTTCGAGATCAGCGAAGTGGACCTGCGGCTGCGGGGGCCGGGCGATATCATGGGCACGCAGCAGAGCGGTATACCCCAACTGCACCTGGCCGACCTGATCGCCGACGCTGAACTGTTGCAACAGGCCCGCCGCTATGCTCAACGTATGCTTGATGCCGACCCCGGTCTACGCGATCCGAAGCACGCGCGTACGGCCGGGTCCCTGCGTGATCAGATGAAGGACAAGGCCGTGTGGGGCAGGATCGGCTAG
- a CDS encoding DUF4956 domain-containing protein: MKEIEFLGWKLFHDDFKELFFKFSIDLLVVYVLIRLIYYPIHRKKDFLFTYFLFNVLIFFLCGLLNSVKLSTGFAFGLFAIFSILRYRTEQISIKDMTYLLAVIAVAVVNALFGKKVSLAELFFTNAVILATTYILEHLWLTRHEAMRLVNYEKIELIQSARREELLADLGKRLGIKVSRVEVGKIDLLRDTAQLRVFYFEDEQSHGTFTEIPKDNDD, translated from the coding sequence ATGAAAGAGATCGAATTCCTCGGCTGGAAGCTCTTCCACGACGACTTCAAGGAGCTGTTCTTCAAGTTCAGCATCGACCTCTTGGTCGTTTATGTGCTGATCCGGCTCATCTACTATCCCATTCACCGGAAAAAGGATTTCCTCTTCACTTACTTCCTGTTCAATGTGCTCATCTTCTTCCTGTGCGGACTGCTGAACAGCGTGAAATTGAGCACCGGCTTCGCGTTCGGGCTGTTCGCCATCTTCAGCATCCTGCGCTACCGTACGGAGCAGATCAGCATCAAGGACATGACATACCTGCTGGCGGTCATTGCAGTGGCGGTGGTGAACGCGCTTTTCGGAAAGAAGGTGAGCTTGGCGGAGTTGTTCTTCACCAATGCCGTCATCCTTGCAACCACTTATATCCTGGAACATCTATGGCTCACGCGCCATGAGGCCATGCGCCTTGTCAACTATGAGAAGATCGAATTGATCCAAAGTGCACGGCGCGAGGAACTGCTCGCTGACCTTGGCAAACGGCTGGGCATCAAAGTGAGCCGTGTGGAAGTGGGCAAGATCGACCTGTTGCGCGACACGGCCCAGCTGCGTGTGTTCTACTTCGAGGACGAGCAGAGCCACGGAACCTTCACCGAGATCCCCAAGGACAACGACGACTAG
- a CDS encoding DUF1361 domain-containing protein, whose amino-acid sequence MHRSTSAALFRFAPPANWVLLSIGFCLALLAGRLEWSGRTSFYFLSWNLLLALAPLVFSLLALAVSKAGWKYAALLALGPWLLFLPNAPYILTDLLHLKARAPIPVWYDLTMLLAFALTGLMLGYLSMVCAERVLLGVLRRPWVVVIHGLVLFLCGFGIYLGRFLRWNSWEVATRPSALFTVIGDRLLHPADHPTTWGTTLLVGAMLIMVFALVRHVGGSIREHAVVDR is encoded by the coding sequence ATGCACCGCTCCACCTCTGCTGCCCTGTTCAGGTTCGCGCCTCCAGCGAATTGGGTCCTTCTCTCCATCGGGTTCTGCCTGGCCTTGCTGGCAGGACGGCTCGAATGGAGCGGCCGTACCTCGTTCTACTTTCTCTCCTGGAACCTGCTTCTGGCATTGGCTCCTTTGGTGTTCTCCCTTTTGGCCCTGGCGGTGAGCAAGGCTGGTTGGAAGTATGCGGCCCTTCTGGCCCTGGGGCCTTGGCTGCTCTTCCTGCCCAATGCTCCCTATATCCTCACGGACCTGCTCCACCTCAAGGCCAGGGCGCCCATACCGGTCTGGTACGACCTTACCATGTTGCTCGCTTTCGCGCTCACCGGTCTGATGCTGGGCTATCTCTCCATGGTCTGCGCCGAGCGTGTACTGCTCGGTGTTCTGAGGCGGCCATGGGTGGTGGTCATCCACGGCTTGGTGCTGTTCCTCTGCGGCTTCGGAATCTACCTCGGACGCTTCCTCCGTTGGAATTCATGGGAAGTGGCCACGCGGCCAAGTGCCTTGTTCACGGTGATCGGTGATCGCCTCCTTCACCCGGCAGACCACCCCACAACCTGGGGGACCACTCTGCTGGTCGGTGCGATGCTCATCATGGTTTTCGCTCTGGTGCGGCATGTGGGAGGGAGCATTCGCGAGCACGCGGTGGTCGACCGATGA
- the porV gene encoding type IX secretion system outer membrane channel protein PorV: MTRILPASAALFIALSGAAQLTADCANQIAGQNCGDRLNTITTAVPFLMISPDSRAGGMGDAGVAVSPDVNALHWNPSKLAFAEDKAQFALSYSPWLRNLVPDMNLAYLAFYSKLGDKKSRTAAGASLRYFSLGNITFTDVNGAVIRDFKPTEFAIDAALAQQFSDKFSGGIAIRYVNSNLTGGISVQGANSKAGQSVAADVSFFYTDRDMQLGGKDAEFNFGLNISNIGAKMRYTETSETDFIPINLRLGPCLKVELDDYNSIAFNIDANKLLVPTPPVYLMEEDTATGNQVIATDDDGDFVIASGQDPNVGVATGIFGSFSDAPGNVYYDDNGNVQVESGSKTNEELREINLGGGFEYWYAKQFAFRGGYFWEHATKGNRKYFTLGAGLRYNVFAIDLSYLIATTVQSPLANTLRFTLGFNFGANKKKKDTDEG; this comes from the coding sequence ATGACGCGCATCCTCCCGGCCTCGGCCGCCCTGTTCATTGCCCTATCCGGCGCGGCCCAGTTGACCGCCGACTGCGCCAACCAGATCGCCGGGCAGAACTGTGGCGACCGCTTGAACACCATCACCACGGCCGTGCCGTTCCTGATGATCAGCCCCGACTCCCGCGCAGGGGGCATGGGCGATGCCGGTGTGGCCGTGAGCCCCGATGTGAACGCCCTCCATTGGAACCCGAGCAAGCTGGCTTTCGCCGAGGACAAGGCCCAATTCGCTTTGTCGTACTCGCCTTGGTTGCGGAACCTGGTGCCGGACATGAACCTGGCCTACCTCGCCTTCTACAGCAAGCTGGGCGACAAGAAGAGCCGTACTGCAGCCGGTGCTTCGCTGCGCTACTTCTCCCTCGGTAACATCACGTTCACCGACGTCAATGGCGCCGTTATCCGGGATTTCAAGCCCACCGAGTTCGCCATTGATGCCGCTCTGGCGCAGCAGTTCAGCGACAAGTTCAGCGGTGGTATCGCCATCCGTTACGTGAACAGCAACCTCACTGGTGGCATCAGTGTGCAGGGTGCCAACAGCAAGGCCGGCCAGAGCGTTGCGGCTGATGTGAGCTTCTTCTACACGGACCGTGACATGCAATTGGGCGGCAAGGATGCCGAGTTCAACTTCGGGTTGAACATCTCGAACATCGGTGCCAAAATGCGCTACACCGAAACGAGCGAGACGGACTTCATCCCCATCAACCTGCGCTTGGGCCCCTGCCTGAAAGTGGAACTGGACGACTACAACTCGATCGCGTTCAACATTGATGCGAACAAGCTTCTGGTGCCCACACCGCCGGTTTACCTGATGGAGGAAGACACGGCCACCGGGAACCAGGTCATCGCCACCGATGACGACGGCGACTTCGTGATCGCCAGCGGCCAAGACCCCAACGTGGGTGTGGCCACCGGCATCTTCGGTTCGTTCAGTGATGCACCCGGCAACGTGTACTATGACGACAACGGCAACGTGCAGGTGGAGAGCGGCAGCAAGACGAACGAGGAACTGCGCGAGATCAACCTGGGCGGTGGTTTCGAGTATTGGTACGCCAAGCAGTTCGCTTTCCGCGGCGGTTACTTCTGGGAGCATGCCACCAAGGGCAATCGCAAGTACTTCACGTTGGGCGCGGGCCTGCGTTACAATGTCTTCGCCATCGACCTGTCGTACTTGATCGCCACCACCGTGCAGAGCCCGTTGGCCAACACGCTCCGCTTCACGCTGGGCTTCAACTTCGGCGCCAACAAGAAGAAGAAGGACACCGACGAGGGTTGA
- a CDS encoding lysoplasmalogenase, with protein sequence MKLRRGTIVFMVIYALATGGCILGRSRGWHALEYVCKPLLMISLGIWFYIRSRRYGDRFTLLVQAGLFFSLLGDVMLMFDHVDGFFFLIGLAAFALAHLCYTVAFAQNIFEAEGTDGLVLGSVLGVVLLLAGIFVANYLSRRLDQDLLVPVLVHAGAITLMAIAAAFRYQRTFARSFRMVMLGALLFMLSDTLLANDRFVSPGTVHPAFVILAYAVAQLLIAVGCLAHILDPDSIRKKAALDA encoded by the coding sequence ATGAAGCTCCGGCGCGGAACGATCGTTTTCATGGTGATCTATGCCCTTGCAACCGGTGGATGCATCCTGGGCCGTTCCCGTGGCTGGCACGCATTGGAGTACGTGTGCAAACCGCTGCTCATGATCTCCTTGGGCATATGGTTCTACATCCGGAGCAGGCGCTATGGTGATCGTTTCACCTTGCTTGTGCAAGCGGGTTTGTTCTTCTCTCTTCTTGGCGACGTGATGCTCATGTTCGACCATGTGGATGGGTTCTTCTTCCTGATCGGTCTGGCTGCGTTCGCCTTGGCGCATTTGTGCTACACCGTCGCTTTCGCGCAGAACATCTTCGAAGCCGAAGGCACTGATGGGCTTGTGCTGGGCTCGGTGCTGGGGGTGGTGCTATTGCTGGCCGGCATTTTCGTGGCCAATTACTTATCAAGGCGATTGGACCAGGACCTGTTGGTGCCTGTTCTCGTTCATGCCGGGGCGATCACCCTCATGGCCATAGCCGCAGCCTTCCGATACCAGCGGACCTTCGCCAGGAGCTTCCGCATGGTCATGCTCGGCGCGTTGCTTTTCATGCTCAGCGACACGTTGCTCGCCAACGATCGTTTCGTTTCGCCGGGCACGGTCCACCCCGCCTTCGTGATCCTGGCGTATGCAGTTGCCCAACTGCTCATCGCCGTGGGCTGCTTGGCGCATATCCTGGACCCCGACAGCATCCGCAAGAAGGCGGCTTTGGACGCCTAG
- a CDS encoding pyruvate dehydrogenase complex dihydrolipoamide acetyltransferase has protein sequence MAEIVRMPKLSDTMTEGVVAKWNKKVGDKVKSGDVLAEIETDKATMEFEAYLDGTLLHIGVQQGQTAPVDSLLAIFGKEGEDITALLAEAASAQPKTQKAESAPAPAPAPSAAPAPVAAAAPAPTAKPAPAPVAAPAANGRVKASPLAKHLAEEKGIDIGRVRGSGPDGRITKADVEGFTGGAAGFSGPQVERFTEVAVSQMRKTIAKRLAESKSTAPHFYLTIELDMSRAMQVREAINSSIAPDKVSFNDMVIKAVAVALKHHPKVNSSWLGDRIRFNEHVHIGVAVAVEEGLLVPVVRFADGKPLRTIGAEVREYAKKAKEKKLQPQDWEGNTFTISNLGMFGIEEFTAIINPPDACILAIGGILEKPVVRNGAVVPGHTMKVTLSCDHRVVDGATGAVFLNTFKQLLEEPALLLGHGAI, from the coding sequence ATGGCCGAGATCGTACGCATGCCCAAGTTGAGCGACACCATGACCGAAGGTGTTGTCGCCAAGTGGAACAAAAAGGTGGGCGACAAGGTGAAGAGCGGCGACGTCCTCGCTGAGATCGAGACCGACAAAGCGACCATGGAGTTCGAGGCCTACCTCGATGGCACGCTCCTGCACATCGGTGTGCAGCAGGGCCAGACCGCACCGGTCGATTCGCTGTTGGCCATCTTCGGGAAGGAGGGGGAGGACATCACCGCACTGCTCGCCGAAGCCGCAAGTGCACAACCCAAGACGCAGAAAGCCGAGAGCGCACCTGCTCCAGCACCTGCCCCATCAGCAGCACCAGCACCAGTTGCAGCCGCAGCACCAGCGCCTACGGCGAAACCCGCCCCCGCTCCCGTTGCTGCCCCCGCTGCGAACGGCCGGGTGAAGGCGAGTCCCCTGGCAAAGCACCTCGCGGAGGAGAAGGGCATCGATATCGGTCGTGTTCGGGGCAGTGGTCCCGATGGGCGCATCACAAAAGCAGACGTTGAGGGTTTCACAGGCGGGGCTGCGGGTTTCAGCGGTCCGCAGGTGGAACGCTTCACCGAAGTGGCCGTGAGCCAGATGCGCAAGACGATCGCCAAGCGCTTGGCCGAAAGCAAATCCACCGCTCCGCACTTCTACCTCACCATCGAGCTCGACATGTCGCGGGCGATGCAAGTGAGGGAGGCCATCAACTCGAGCATCGCACCGGACAAGGTCTCGTTCAACGACATGGTGATCAAAGCTGTGGCCGTTGCGCTGAAGCACCATCCCAAAGTGAACAGTTCGTGGCTGGGAGATCGCATCCGCTTCAATGAGCACGTGCACATCGGCGTTGCCGTGGCCGTGGAAGAAGGACTGTTGGTGCCCGTGGTCCGCTTTGCCGATGGCAAGCCATTGCGGACGATCGGCGCTGAAGTGCGGGAGTATGCGAAGAAGGCCAAGGAGAAGAAACTGCAACCGCAGGACTGGGAAGGCAACACCTTCACCATCTCCAACCTCGGCATGTTCGGCATCGAGGAATTCACCGCCATCATCAATCCACCGGATGCGTGCATCCTTGCCATTGGCGGCATTCTGGAGAAGCCCGTCGTTCGCAACGGCGCTGTCGTGCCAGGCCACACGATGAAGGTGACACTGAGCTGCGACCACCGTGTCGTTGACGGGGCTACTGGTGCGGTATTCCTCAATACGTTCAAACAACTGCTCGAAGAGCCTGCTTTGTTGCTCGGTCACGGGGCCATCTGA
- the pdhA gene encoding pyruvate dehydrogenase (acetyl-transferring) E1 component subunit alpha, with the protein MPTKTAPAKTVKAPASSTFTRETYLRWFKDMLLMRRFEEKTGQLYTMQKFGGFCHLYIGQEAILAGMITAIKQSDKVITGYRDHAHPLVLGTPAKNVMAELYGRTTGTSKGKGGSMHYFDKERNLFGGHGIVGGQIGLGAGIAFADKYKGNDSVTLCSMGDGAVRQGILHETFNMAMTWKLPVVFIIENNQYAMGTSVERTSNVRELYTLGESYDMPGEPVDGMSCEAVHTAIAKACAHCREGNGPYLLEIKTYRYRGHSMSDPQKYRTKEEVEEYKQQDPIESVRKIILQNKWSNEAELEKWDEDVKKEVEEAVKFAESSPLPAAEELYNDVYKTPDYPFIKD; encoded by the coding sequence ATGCCCACGAAAACGGCCCCGGCCAAGACCGTCAAGGCTCCAGCGAGCAGCACCTTTACCAGGGAGACCTACCTGCGTTGGTTCAAGGACATGTTGCTCATGCGCCGCTTCGAGGAGAAGACCGGCCAGCTCTATACCATGCAGAAGTTCGGTGGGTTCTGCCACCTGTACATCGGACAGGAGGCCATCCTTGCCGGGATGATAACAGCCATCAAACAGAGCGATAAGGTCATCACCGGTTACCGCGACCACGCGCACCCGCTCGTGCTGGGGACCCCTGCGAAAAACGTCATGGCCGAACTCTACGGCCGAACCACCGGCACCAGCAAGGGCAAGGGCGGCAGCATGCACTACTTCGACAAGGAGCGCAACCTGTTCGGTGGCCACGGCATCGTGGGCGGGCAGATCGGTCTGGGTGCGGGCATCGCCTTCGCGGACAAGTACAAGGGCAACGACAGTGTTACGCTCTGCTCCATGGGTGATGGTGCCGTGCGCCAAGGCATCCTGCACGAGACGTTCAACATGGCCATGACCTGGAAGCTCCCGGTGGTATTCATCATCGAGAACAACCAATACGCCATGGGGACCAGCGTGGAGCGCACCAGCAACGTGCGCGAACTGTACACGCTGGGCGAGAGCTACGACATGCCGGGTGAACCAGTGGATGGCATGAGCTGCGAAGCCGTGCACACAGCCATCGCCAAGGCCTGTGCGCATTGCCGCGAAGGCAACGGTCCGTACCTGCTGGAGATCAAGACCTATCGGTACCGCGGGCACAGCATGAGCGATCCCCAGAAGTACCGCACCAAAGAAGAGGTGGAGGAGTACAAACAGCAGGACCCCATAGAATCCGTGCGCAAGATCATCCTACAGAACAAGTGGAGCAATGAGGCCGAGCTCGAGAAGTGGGACGAGGATGTGAAGAAGGAAGTGGAGGAAGCCGTGAAGTTCGCCGAGAGCAGCCCGTTACCGGCCGCCGAAGAGTTGTACAACGACGTTTACAAGACACCGGACTACCCGTTCATCAAGGACTGA
- a CDS encoding cytidine deaminase: MARQRTYRLIYLEHPSWKSLPASDRDLLLAAQAAARKAYAKYSKFKVGAALRTTDGRMTIGSNQENASFPAGICAERAALHACMSLSPSAYVDVIAVVVPKAKGKDPIPPCGICRQALVEQERRQGGPLRILLGSPGGEVLELASAESLLPLSFDAGYLK; encoded by the coding sequence ATGGCAAGACAACGGACCTACCGGCTCATCTATCTGGAGCATCCAAGTTGGAAGAGCCTCCCAGCCAGCGATCGCGACCTGCTGTTGGCTGCCCAAGCTGCCGCCAGAAAGGCCTACGCCAAGTACAGCAAGTTCAAGGTCGGCGCGGCTTTGCGCACCACCGACGGCAGGATGACCATTGGCAGCAACCAGGAGAACGCGTCCTTCCCGGCGGGCATTTGTGCGGAACGGGCTGCATTGCACGCCTGCATGTCGCTTTCACCGTCCGCCTATGTCGACGTGATCGCGGTTGTGGTCCCGAAGGCGAAAGGCAAGGATCCCATCCCGCCGTGCGGCATTTGCCGGCAGGCTCTGGTGGAGCAGGAACGTCGCCAAGGCGGACCATTGCGCATCCTGCTCGGTTCACCGGGCGGTGAAGTGCTTGAACTGGCCAGTGCCGAGAGCCTCTTGCCATTGAGCTTTGACGCAGGGTACCTGAAGTGA
- a CDS encoding 2-C-methyl-D-erythritol 2,4-cyclodiphosphate synthase, whose amino-acid sequence MDIRIGQGFDVHRLVQGRELWLGGVLVPADLGALGHSDADVLLHAICDALLGAAGLGDIGKHFPDTDARWKGADSKILLKEVVRLINAAGWRVGNVDSTLVLEKPKIAPHIPAMRAAIAPLLGVAEDAVGIKATTNEKLGYVGRQEGVCAYAVALIKKV is encoded by the coding sequence ATGGACATCCGCATCGGTCAAGGATTCGATGTGCACCGCCTGGTGCAGGGCCGCGAGCTCTGGCTGGGCGGTGTTCTCGTTCCGGCCGATCTTGGTGCGCTTGGGCACAGCGATGCCGATGTGCTCTTGCATGCCATCTGCGACGCGCTTCTGGGTGCCGCAGGGCTCGGTGACATCGGCAAGCACTTCCCCGATACCGATGCGCGCTGGAAAGGTGCTGACAGCAAGATCCTTCTGAAAGAAGTCGTGCGGTTGATCAACGCCGCCGGCTGGCGCGTAGGCAATGTGGACAGCACCTTGGTGCTGGAGAAACCGAAGATCGCTCCGCACATTCCGGCCATGCGCGCCGCTATTGCGCCGTTGCTGGGCGTGGCCGAGGATGCCGTTGGCATAAAGGCCACCACCAACGAGAAGCTCGGATACGTGGGAAGGCAGGAAGGTGTGTGCGCCTACGCCGTGGCGCTCATCAAGAAAGTCTAG
- a CDS encoding polyphosphate polymerase domain-containing protein, whose translation MDKQTVITNFQPISLKEMDGVQLLTRTDTKYVFAERDLATVLHQLQPHFRCLEVDGKRGTDYRSLYFDRADDRSYFDHHNGRTFRSKVRFREYVGSGLCYLEVKRKTGRGATDKARRKVPTIPTELDAEQQAYVEAKSGMQGPFEAKLWNSFTRYTLVHRSRPERLTIDHSLRFTSADGERSLEGICIAELKQERADRSSPLVETMRSMGYRPAGMSKYCIGMVLLHADIKHNNFNEVLRKLHRLQRAA comes from the coding sequence GTGGACAAGCAAACGGTCATCACCAATTTCCAGCCCATTTCCCTGAAGGAGATGGACGGCGTGCAGCTGCTCACACGCACCGATACCAAGTACGTGTTCGCCGAACGTGATCTGGCCACCGTCCTGCATCAACTCCAACCCCACTTCCGATGTTTGGAGGTGGATGGAAAGCGCGGAACGGATTACCGGTCTCTCTACTTCGATCGCGCGGACGACAGGAGCTACTTCGACCACCACAACGGCCGCACGTTCCGCAGCAAGGTGCGTTTCCGTGAGTATGTGGGCAGTGGGCTTTGCTATTTGGAGGTAAAGCGCAAGACCGGTCGCGGCGCTACAGACAAAGCACGCCGCAAAGTGCCCACGATCCCCACCGAGCTGGATGCGGAGCAGCAGGCCTACGTTGAAGCGAAAAGCGGCATGCAGGGTCCGTTCGAGGCCAAGCTCTGGAACTCGTTCACGCGCTACACCTTAGTGCATAGGTCGAGGCCCGAGCGGCTCACCATCGACCATTCGCTGCGCTTCACCAGCGCTGATGGTGAACGTTCGCTGGAGGGGATCTGCATCGCCGAACTCAAGCAGGAGCGGGCGGACCGTTCGTCACCATTGGTGGAGACGATGCGATCCATGGGCTACCGGCCCGCAGGCATGAGCAAGTACTGCATCGGCATGGTGCTGCTGCACGCCGACATCAAACACAACAACTTCAACGAAGTGCTGCGCAAGCTCCACCGGTTGCAACGCGCCGCCTGA
- a CDS encoding GNAT family N-acetyltransferase yields MIKLPVPTLEGLTTDRLLFGRPVADDASWWMEYMNDPGSIRFMPFTLGSSADCAFFLQRSLDRMVADGSGLHAVLLKGTERPVGMIGLLTQSVDEVDELEVGYHLVPSATGIGYAAEAAAACKAFAQRHELAPSVISLIDPGNLKSQAVARRNGMHFEKHTVHRGVPAMVFRATF; encoded by the coding sequence GTGATCAAGCTGCCCGTACCGACGCTCGAAGGCCTCACCACGGATCGGTTGCTGTTCGGCCGACCTGTCGCGGACGATGCTTCGTGGTGGATGGAATACATGAACGACCCGGGGTCCATCCGCTTCATGCCGTTCACCTTGGGCAGCAGCGCTGATTGTGCGTTCTTCCTGCAGCGCTCCCTGGACAGGATGGTAGCCGATGGTTCCGGATTGCATGCTGTTCTGCTGAAGGGAACGGAACGGCCCGTGGGAATGATCGGGCTGTTGACACAGAGCGTGGATGAAGTGGACGAACTGGAGGTGGGCTACCACTTGGTGCCATCCGCCACGGGTATAGGGTATGCGGCTGAGGCTGCCGCGGCCTGCAAAGCCTTCGCGCAACGGCACGAACTTGCGCCCTCGGTCATTTCGCTCATCGACCCCGGGAACCTGAAGAGCCAGGCGGTGGCCCGGCGCAACGGCATGCACTTCGAGAAGCACACCGTGCATCGCGGTGTGCCCGCCATGGTTTTTAGGGCCACGTTCTGA